The sequence CAGTTATTTCATCCACAACCACTTATTATTTCTGGTGAAGTATAACAGAGATGCGCACACAGGTCTCGCTAGGATTGTGGGCTTTGAGGTTAAACCGTTCAGGTTAAGTATTCATCCATCATAGTGTTGGGTTTCTTTGTGGAGTTCTCAAATGATTATGCCTGCTGTGATATTACATTTATGTGATGCTTGGTTTGTACATTTATTATATATGCTGTAGTGTTAAGCATGAACTCGATGGTGATTTGAAGGGGAATATGACACGCCTTGAAACCTGTAATCCGCACTCAGGGCGTCTAATAATGAGCTCTGATAGGCCTCAAGAAATAGAGGCAAACAAAGAGATCATTTTCACCTATGATGTTAACTTTGAGGTAGTTCCGATTGTTCCACTTGGACCACTTGTCGAGTTGTTTGTACACAACCATCCTCGCTTTTTTTAGATCTAGGGGTCTTATGGTCCAATTTTTCAGATTTCCTGATCTTTTCATTGTTGTTCACATGTTACCTCATGCAGGAAAGTGATATCAAGAGGGCATCACGTTGGGACACTCGCCTTAACATGCCTGACGAGCATTGGTTTAATATTGGGAATTCTCTTATGACAGTCCTATTCCTCTCTGTGATGGTTGCCATGGTCATGATCCGGACTCTGTACCGTGACATCTCCATGTACAACCAGCTGGAGAACCAGGAGGAAGCCCAGGAGTCTGGGTGGAAGCTTCTCCACGGCGATGTTTTCAGGCCTCCTGTGAATGCTGACCTGCTGTGCGTTTTCGTGGGCACAGGTGTACAGTTCTTTGGAATGCTGATTGTCACCTTGCTGATCGCCATCCTGGGGCTCCTATCGCCTTCAAACGGTGGAGGGTTCATGACAGCCATGATCCTGCCCTGGGTCTTCATGGGCCTCTTTGCAGGGTACTCCACTGCACGCCTTTACAAGATGTTGGGGGGCTCAGAATGGAAGAAGGTCTCCATCAAGACGGCCTTGGTAGTCCCTGGTGCTGTCTTTCTAATAATCTTTACTCTGAACATTCTCCTCTGGATGGAGAAATCCTCCGGGGCCGTGCCATTCACCACCATGTTCGCACTGGTTTTCCTGTGGCTCGGAGTCTCTTTGCCACTGACCTTCATCGGCAGCTTCCTTGGGTTTAACAAGACTGCCATTGACGACCCGGTGATGAGGACAAACAAGATACCGCGGCCGATACCGGAGCAGCCATGGTACATGAATCCACCGGTCTCGGTTTTGATCGGAGGCATCCTGCCCTTTGGCGCGGTGTTCATGAAGCTCTTCTACATACTGACAGCAATCTGGATTCACCAGTCCTACTACGCGTTCGGGATTGCGTTCCTTGTCTTCATGATCCTTGTCGTGACCTGCGCGGAGATCTCCATTGTTCTCTGCTCTTTCCATCTGTGCAACGAGGATcaccggtggtggtggaggtccTACTTGACTTCTGGATCGTCGGCGCTGTACCTGTTCCTGTACACCACGTTCTATTTCTTCACCAATCACCAAGCTGCAGTTCACAAAGGCGCTCCCGTGCATGCTCTACTTCGGCTACATGTTCATCTTGTCCTATGCCTTCTTCGTGCTAACCGGCACCATTGGCTTCTGCGCCTGCCTGTGGTTCACCAGGCTCATATTCTCTTCACTGAAGATTGACTAGGAATCTACAATTTCATCACTTCGCTTTCGGCTTGAGAAATCGGAGGTTGAAGATGGGAAAGTGACCATGATGTGAAAAGTAGCTTGTTTATACACAATGAAATAATTAATGTTGCTCATTCAGGGgtctttacgggatttacgaATTCATTCAATTACACTAAAAACGTTGATGCCAGTCACTTGGTGCTGTACTGTGTGTTAAAGCACGTTCCACAAATAAAGCCTCTCATGCCTATATACTGTGTTATAGACTTATAGTGATCTACaattgcagttttttttttgaagaaacagTACGATTGCAGGCTTAGGCCATTAGTGGCTTTGTGAGCAAATTCGTTACTCTTTATATAAGCCATAAGATTCACGTTACCACTATAGCTGAATCTATAAGGATGATCATAGTATTCACGATCTTTTTACATGTTCAGGTATGTTGCCATTTACATAAGTTTTCTTAAAGAAGTTACAGAGGCCCAAATGGCACTGTCCGGTATCACAGAGGCTCAGATCAAAAAATTTCGCGGAAGCTTTGCTTCTAAAGCTGTGCCAACAGAAAACCTCAACAAGTTCTTTCGTAGCCTGGAGAAAGATCTTACTTGTCCTACGTGTAGTAAAGACTAAGGAGCCTGAAGATGGTTTTCATGCAGTTACTGGCTGCCCAAAGCCCCAAATGCTGGCCCCTTGTGTTCTGCAACTCTGCATTTAGAGATACCCTAGCAGCTGCTTTGCAGAGTCAGAGTCGTGCAAAAGCTGGCTTAGATCTACTGGTTGATGCACTTTCAGTTACAGAGCGCGCTCACGTACCTGCAATTCGTTGGCGCATCTGGTAATATGTGAGAAGTGATACTGTGCGTGACAAGGAACCGGCAACAATGAGACCTTCAAATAACATTCAACTCATGCGGAGGTATGTGAACTCAGGAAGGGagatgccaaaaaaaaaaaacacgccCTCTGCTAGCCCACCGAAGCATTATGTGGCCCATGAAAACACTTGACAGTCCATGGAAGCACTACGCACTCAGAAGTCTTGCTGCCTGCACCAACCAATCATCGTTCAAAAAGCGTTCAAATCCTAGAAAGAAATTGTTCCGACTAAAGAAGAAACGTTcggagacaaaaaaaaagagttgttTAACCGAGTGATCGATTTGGATAAATCTATATCTATAACTATTTCTAAAGCACGTAACgtttccacctaaatttttaTGCGAGTTAGGTCATGGTCAGGTGGGTTTTAGTCCATCCGGTATGCGAGTTGGACCAGCCCTCCGCCCATAGCTCGGTCACTCGGATACTTATACATATAAGCAACTATATGTATCTGATAGCAACAGATATATTTATGTAGTATAATTGTAACTGAGGAAAGGAAATGTTCTGATGCGTATTAATCCAAGACATTGTTCCAACTAGATGACACTACCCAACCGTCACAGCGAGTAGGTCCCTTTCCTCAAGGATGTCTATTTGTCGCCTTCTGCGACTTGTTGCGGTCCAATCGCAactattttcttcttccttcaccGTTTGCCCCGCCCTGctcccccgcctcctccgcctccgccgccgccctacaccgccgttgctttctcctCGCCCCTGCCGCCGTCCACCGCCCACCAAGCCATCCTATCCCGACTAGCTGCCggtgctcccgcgccgcctcaccCTTCGCAGACCGCCGCTCCCCTCCTGTAGGTCCGATGAGAGCCCCGAAACCCTCAATCCTAAGATCTATCACCACCCTCCACCACTCCGGCCGCTCCCCCACTACCCACCCATGGACCCGGCAATCCCCATCCGCTAAGCCGCCGCCAACCACCATCGAAAGCTCCAGGTTGGAGAAGCACGCGTCCTTCCATCATCCTACAACCTTCTTCCCAATCGCATGTACCGAATGGAGAAGAAACAAAAGCAGAGGAAATAGCCGATAGGAGCAGAGAAGCAGAACAAGCAGTGTAAGATGCGGATCGCCCCCTGCCAACTGAATCGTGAATGGTAGGGTAGCACTCTTGCAAATCATATATTCTTTTTCAAACAAAAATTTACACGTAACATCTAACTGAATCAACATGGCCATGTATCTAAAATTTATCTTGAAAACAATAACACGGAGATCCTTTCAGCTTCTCTGTCAACCCCAGACCAGACCGCGTAAAAAATCGGCTGCGTTGCCTTCTTCCAAAACACGGTCTTGGATGCATTCGCtgtcaaaagaaaaataataatcaAAATCCACATCATGGCAAGGACATTACCAGTTCGTAGACGACTTGGCAAGATAGCAGAGCTTTGCCAAACCAGAAGCAACTCCTTTACAGTACTGCCCCATCACAAACGTGTGGAGTTGGACCCACGCGTCAGTGACTCAGCTGCAGAGAACAGTATGCTTCCGGGCCAAACCACCACGGATCTCGCCGAACCACGAGGCTCGATCGGGGGCGCACGGCACGGCGAACACGCAACCACCACCAACTAGCGCGCTGCCGGCCGGCTTCCGGTCAAACACGCGCGTCACGGTGCTCCGTACGGGTGTCTCGTGCGCGCGCCACGCCACGGACGGCTGCGCCGTCGCGTCGTGGTGGTGCGCGCTGCCCACCTGTTCCTGGAGaggcgccgaggcggcggcacgcgtgCGTGCTGCGTCTCCCACTGAACCGGCCACTCACGCTCCACTACTGCAGTAGTGCAGTTTCTATGTTCAGGCCTGACGACACATCGTCAACAAAAGGCCATGTTTGGTCAGgaggtgaaaaaaatttcatgaaaatTTTTAGTAGCTTTGATCCCTAATTAGAgttactaaataaagtctaattaccgAATCACTTCCAAAGCTATGATACTATAGCACTTACTGTAACTAATGAGACATTTGATCGTACGATTAGGGGATTATTAggcgtggttactgtagcatcactgtagtcaatcatgatgaaacttgacttattagattcatctgaaaaagttacatccattcataaaaaatttcgcaaataaattttatttagtacttcatgcacgcattcgtctttttgtgaattttttttcatcatGTAAACCGAACACGGCCAAAAACTGATCGATCGTTTGGGCATCTGATGAGGACCATGTGGCAATCTCACAGTAGCAGCAGAGGTGGCTGTGGCTAACAAACTACCGTAAGAGGAAGCTCAGTGTATATGGCAAAGTAGCAAACCAGTCTATACTAGAAAAATGCCGCACCGTAGGCGCCTCCGAGAGGCCCGTCATGAATTTATATCCGTGCTTATAAATTTTGTTGCGGGTTCGACCAAATTTAATTTGATTGTTAAATATATGTGTGTGAGGTGTGGACCGTTGAAATATGTCTATGAATCGTCCATGTGTTCATTCGTAGCGACAAACTTGTATGTGGCAGTCATCATACATGTCAATATTGTGGTATATGCAGTGTGTAAATGTGTGAGGCGATTTAACCCGTCACCGATACACATTAAGTGGGTTGGTTTTGTAGAAGTCTTGAGGTGTTTTCTGTGGATATATTGTTCGTGAAGTGCAAATTGATTTCACCGAAGCTCATAAGGTTTATGTGGAGCGGCGTAGATAGAGTGCAGGTTGATTTTATCAGAGTTCAgagggtttttttttaaaaactatAGTAGGCCCCACGTATAATTGGTTCAGTGGGCCCACATACGGTGGGTCTCACTTGTGGGTCCCGTGGGTCCACAGCGGGTCCCacaagtggggcccacttgtgaGACCCACATTGTCGGGTCCTACGGGCCCACGATGGGGCCCACATGCGGGACTCATGTCAACGGGTCCCACATATGGGGTCAAATGCTTTAGAATTGTTTCTACTCGTTGGATCGGCCGATCTGACGGCCCATATATTCTTGCCGACGTGGCCACCTTCTGGTGCAAGGAAATGCACCAGAATTAGTTATATAGATAGATGTGTGGACCACAGCGTCAGTAGTCCTTTCCTATTTCATTCTCCACGTCCAGACCATAAGGTGGGGttcatataaaaataaaaaaaactatggTCCCAACCAGCTCTGGCGCAGCGCGGATGGGGTGGGCGGGCAGATACAGGTGGAGAGAAATATTCTTTTTATTCTCTATGGACAGTCCACAGTGTTATAGACGATTTAAACTATAGACTACTCTATTACTTCTTCCACAATGTTTCAGCCAGTccataaaaaataatttaatcCCTATAGACTGCTTTTGAAGTACATTGTGGTTGCTCTAAGTGTTTGTTACCTACCAACAGCACGCAGAAGCGGGAAGGTGCACGCACGACACCAAAGTTTTGGAGCTGTACTTGGTTGATGCCAAGGCAAGTGACGCTCTGAATTGGCCTTGTGCTTTCTCCTAGCCTTTAAAAGAAAATAGGTGACATTTAACCTTGTTTTTAAGGTGATATTTAACCTTGTGATGGCTCGTGATGGCGATCGAATCTCCCGACGTTTCCCGGCTGTTTCCGGTGATGGCTTCTTCGTCGTCAGCGGGGACATGGTAGCAGCGCTTGCCCCCGGCATAGCGCCGGCGTCCTGGTCCCGGCGGCTTGACGCCGATCTTGGCTGCAGCTCCTCGGCTGCCGGTCGGCTTCCTACTACCGCTCATATAAGAAGAATCTAGGAGatgtttcaagaaaaaaaaagggcacACTACTACGCTCTAAACCGTCTCTAACACGCGACTTGCACGGTGTAATGTAGCGTAACCAGTCTGGCCTGCGTCCATACCGGGCTCGCTATGTCCAACGGTGCCCTGTAAGGCTCCCTCCCCCGCACGTATGGGGAGCTTTGGGGGAGGAAGCCCTCCAACGGCTCCCCTCATGGCTCCCCTATATAttggggggagtttcaactcccccacgtatggggggagttgaaactcccctatatctctaatcacaccgtttctttacgatattaatctcgtttgagccccgtaacacgataataatgtgtattatgacagtataAATACTgtatgtttttttaaattaaaaaacgttaaataaatagttagttaatgagtgatagtatatagggggaatagatatgaggggaatggttggagagaaggagttatagggggaggaatcttttggagggaggtagtaaaatatagtaaatagtacatttgggggagttggatggggggaatggttggagaaagcctaaACCACCCCGCAGTTATTAACAAACACGAGCTCCCCGCGAATCCGCGTCGTGATTCGCGCACCGCCGGTGGGTCCCACGCCCCCAACCGGGCCCCGGCCCCCTCCGGAATCCGCGATTCCGGTGGGCCACGACGCGGCAAGTACGAGAGGCGAGACACGCGCCGCCGAACTGCGCGGGTCGCCgggccccacctgccagcctccCACCTAAACCCCGGCCAGCCGCCCCGGGGACACCCGTCAAATCCAAGCGAAGGCCTAGGCCGCCCCCTCGACGActtcctccttcccttcccctcctccccgATCCACGGCCACCCATGGCGACGCCGACGACCCGCCCGGCGCTGGCGCTCCTCCTAGTCGCGGCCGCCGTGctcgccagcgccggcgccgcgcgcgggtTCTACCTCCCCGGCGTCGCCCCCGCCGACTTCCGCAAGGTCCCCCCACCCTTTCCGTTTCCTCTTCCTCCTGTTTCTCGTTTCGCGTTTCTCTCTTCGCTGGGCCTCCTCACGCGCTGAGGCTGCGTATGTGCGTGGGTTGCAGAAGGACCCGCTCGCCGTGAAGGTGAACCAGCTGAGCTCCATCAAGACGCAGCTGCCCTACTCCTACTACTCCCTACCCTTCTGCAGGCCGGGCACCATCGTCGACAGCGCCGAGAACCTCGGCGAGGTCCTCCGCGGCGACCGCATCGAGAATTCGCTATACGTGGTAAGCTTACGGGCCAGTACTAGTGCTCTACATGTTCAAAAAAAAGTGTAGTGTAGTGCTCTGCATCCACTTCCTTTATATGTTACTAGTACCTACCTGCACTGCAGTTCTGAGATAGTCTCAGGAAAAAGGTCACTCGTGTCGTGTATGTTCGCTGTAATTAGCTCGGTCCTCGGTGCCTTTGTGAAATTTCAGTTAATTGTGGTCCATGAAAATGCAGTTCGAGATGATGGAGCCTAAGCTGTGCCAGATCGTGTGCAAGATTGCTCCGAACCAAGACGAGGCCAGGGATCTGAAGGAGAAAATCGACGACGAGTACCGCATAAACATGTGAGAGGCCATTTACTGAATGCTTAGAATACTAGATCAAATGCCCATATATAATATTTCTGGTGGCTGGAAGGGGGAAATGAACCTTGCATTGGTTTTGTGGCTTGCAGGATTCTTGACAACCTTCCTTTGGTCGTACCTATTAAGAGGTTGGATCAAGAGGCACTGACGGTCTATCAGCAAGGCGTGCATGTCGGCGTCAAGGGACAGTATGCAGGGGTGGGTTGATAATCTGCTAAGTTCAAAAAATACTTATGTGTTCTGATATGAATGTCATTGGTGCAGAGCAAGGAGGAGAAGCATTTCATCCACAACCACTTCACATTTCTGGTGAAGTATCACAAGGATGCAGACACAGATATTGCTAGGATTGTGGCCTTTGAGGTTAAACCATACAGGTGTAATATTCATCCCTCATTCCTGAACCTATGGGCTATAGATGACACGATGCTCGCTATGATGTTAGGTTTATATATGATTATTATAACTAAATTTACAATATCTTCTGCAGCATTAAGCATGAATATGATGGTGACTGGAAGGGGAATGCTACACCCCTTAAAACCTGTGATCCACACTCGAGACGTCTAGTCGTAGACTCGGATTCACCTCAAGAAGTAGAGGCCAGTAAAGAGATCATTTTCACCTATGATGTTAACTTTGAGGTATTTTTTATCTCGAATATTTTGTCTATAATCACCCTTAATGCATTATTATGTCAAAGTTCCCCACTGTAAACCTTCAGATTGATGGTCCAACTTTTCCTTGAGAAACCTTCAAATCTTCTGACTTTTTTGGTTCATATGTGTGTCATGCAGGAAAGTCCTATCAAGTGGGCATCACGCTGGGACACCTACCTTCTGATGGCAGATGACCAAATCCATTGGTTCTCAATTGTCAATTCTCTGATGATAGTCCTCTTCCTCTCTGGGATGGTTGCCATGATCATGCTCCGGACACTGTACCGTGACATCTCCAAGTACAACCAGTTAGAAGACCAGGAGGACGCCCTGGAGGAGACAGGATGGAAGCTTGTCCATGGCGATGTGTTCAGGCCTCCTGTCAAAGCTGACCTGCTGTGCGTATATGTTGGGACAGGCGTTCAGTTTTTTGGGATGCTGCTTGTCACCTTGCTGTTTGCCATCCTTGGGCTACTCTCACCATCAAACCGGGGAGGCCTTATGACAGCAATGCTCCTCCTCTGGGTCTTCATGGGCCTCTTTGCAGGGTACTCCTCCTCGCGCTTTTACAAGATGTTCAAGGGTTCAGAATGGAAGAATGTCACAATCAAGACGGCCTTGATGTTCCCTGGCATCGTGTTTGCGATATTCTTCGTCCTGAATGCTCTCATCTGGGGTGAGAAATCCTCTGGTGCTGTGCCATTCACCACCATGTTTGCACTTGTTCTTCTCTGGTTCGGGATCTCTGTGCCGCTTGTCTTCATCGGCAGCTACCTTGGGTTCAAGAAGCCTGCCTTGGAGGACCCTGTGAGGACAAACAAGATACCACGGGCAATACCAGAGCAGCCATGGTACATGAACCCAGTCGTCTCAGTACTGATCGGTGGCATCCTGCCCTTCGGCGCTGTGTTCATCGAGCTCTTCTTCATCCTGACATCAATCTGGCTGCACCAGTTCTACTACATCTTTGGTTTCCTTTTCCTGGTGTTCGTCATCCTGATCCTGACCTGCGCTGAGATCACCATTGTGCTCTGCTACTTCCAGCTCTGCGGTGAGGACTATCAGTGGTGGTGGAGGTCCTACCTGACGGCTGGCTCGTCAGCACTGTACCTCTTCCTGTACGCCACATTCTATTTCTTCACCAAGCTGGAGATCACGAAGACTGTATCTGGCGTGCTTTACTTCGGGTACATGCTCATCGCCTCGTATGCCTTCTTCGTGCTCACCGGCACCATTGGCTTCTATGCCTGCTTCTGGTTCACCAGGCTCATCTACTCTTCGGTCAAGATCGACTAGAAATCCGGAGACTAAAATTGTAACTGTTTTGTCGGTTTCCCGTATCAGAGGTTAAAAGACTGTAGGAAAGGAATCATCAGAAGTTCAGAATGTAGTATAAGCTGAAACGTAGTCTGCTTGTTCAGGTGTTTTAGGGTATTCACAGTTTGATTCTGTAACACTACATTAGTGTATTTTTTTATGCCAGTAATTCGGTGCGGGTGTGTATCCTTACAGAAAAGATTCCGATGGTACAATCAAACTATTTAACATTGTAACCATACCTTTTGTTGGTGAAATGCTGGATAATGTTTACTTCTGCGGCTCTGCTGTTGTGAAATTGTGCGGAAAGCCTCAGACAAGTTGTAATGTCTGTTGATTTTTCTACTTGCTATCCATTTCGATTGGAGATGCTTCTCTGAAAGGCTATGGGGGGAACATCGCTGAAATGCAGCTCGTCATCTGCTGTTTGCTTTGCCTGCCCAAGGGCGTATCTTGAAGCAGGGGCACTGCACTCGTGAGCACACCTAGCAGCAATGAAGCTGGTCTTTGACTGCATCAGACGATCAACTTCTCCACGCCCGCGAAGTGATTCAGTGGCTTCGCCCTCGCGCAAATCGGGAGCAGCAAGTGCACGGGAAGCAGAAGCAGCTGTGAACTGACCATGACTATCTTTGGACCGATCGCACCCCGTCAGGACAGAAGCAGTGGAAGCATCAGAAtgcgtcttcttcttcttctttttttgaggGAGTAAAGCATCAGAATGTAGCATGCATGTTTGTAcattccctcaaaaaaaaaagctgctTGTTCAGGTGCTTCAGGGTATTTGCAGGTTGACTGAATGAGGGTACTTTGATGCTAGTAATTCATGGCAGATTCCGATGGTACAATCAAACTATTTAACATTGAACCATATCTTCTGTGGTTGAAAATGCTGCAGATCCGTCTTCGAATAATTGCTGCATGATCTCCGCATCTCTCATGAGCATCCTGTTCTGAATCTACTTTGTTTGAAGCTTGAATCTTACAAGCCCAACTCATCAAACGAATAGGCGACAGGACAAGAAAAGAGAGACTTTCTCCAGTAATTATTAGCATGTACTAGTACAGGGATAAAAGACACCAAATGAACAAACCACATGTGATTTATATTACATATATCAAAGACAGGTACAGAACACCCGGCGAAGGGTAGGACCTTATTATTGGAACATCTCGATCGgtaagctagctagctaatcgACGATCTCGACGGCCTTTTCTAAGCCCGGCTCGCCTGCTGGTCGTGCCCGTTCTTCTTCCCCCCGAACATGAGGTAGCCGAGGGCGCCGACGGCGACGAGACCGCCGACCGCCAGCGTCGTCGGGCTGTAGCGCTTCAGCGGGCTCGAAGGGTgtgacgacgccgacgacgctCTCTTGAGCGGGTCATCGGCCATGGACGCCCACGCCTTCATCTTCTCCGGCCACATGACGGAAGGGCAGCGCTGCTCCCTGATGGTTCTCTCTCCACTACAAACCAGGAAAGCTTTCTGTTTCTTGGTCTTTGCCTATGTTGCTGAAACGTGCTATGAGGTGCTAGAAGCAGCTTTATGGTGGCAGCAGGTTAAGCGGCAAGAGGATACGCGGGGAGCAACACGTAGAGCCGTGACATCGTGGTACTGCCACGTAGCTGCAAGTCAATATCCGGGCACTAGCCTGGTCTATCTCAGGAATGCACTGGTAGCCTACTAGAACATGCACTGAACCACTGATGTccttaaaaaaaaggaacatgCACAGATGGAACAGAAACCTTTCTCTTGTTTAGACCCAAGAAGGATAGCTGGATCAGGAACATAAAACATTAACTGATCCAGATGGCACAGTACAGCATCTTGTTGGATGAAGAACTGAttgatattttatttttctataaactgTAATGTTATTCCCTTGTACATCACAGCCACCATGTCAGGAGAATGACAATTTTTCACCCGAATTCTCGGTAGGCATGCCGTAAACCTGTAAAAGAATGGCATTTACAACGGCAGAAATTCTGGGTTCTGGTCGAGTAACTCTGCAGGATCGGAATCTGAGAGAAGATCGACTAATACATCGGTCCTACGTGAGGCATATACACTCTACAGAGGCATCAGTCTCTTGTACTTGAAGAACCAAAGGAACGAGTAGAAGATGAAAGCACCGACCACTCCAGTAATGACGAGGACCCACTGGAACGCGTTCTGTATTTTGAAAACTGTAGTCTCGAAGTTCATACC comes from Panicum virgatum strain AP13 chromosome 4K, P.virgatum_v5, whole genome shotgun sequence and encodes:
- the LOC120704110 gene encoding transmembrane 9 superfamily member 8-like, with the translated sequence MATPTTRPALALLLVAAAVLASAGAARGFYLPGVAPADFRKKDPLAVKVNQLSSIKTQLPYSYYSLPFCRPGTIVDSAENLGEVLRGDRIENSLYVFEMMEPKLCQIVCKIAPNQDEARDLKEKIDDEYRINMILDNLPLVVPIKRLDQEALTVYQQGVHVGVKGQYAGSKEEKHFIHNHFTFLVKYHKDADTDIARIVAFEVKPYSIKHEYDGDWKGNATPLKTCDPHSRRLVVDSDSPQEVEASKEIIFTYDVNFEESPIKWASRWDTYLLMADDQIHWFSIVNSLMIVLFLSGMVAMIMLRTLYRDISKYNQLEDQEDALEETGWKLVHGDVFRPPVKADLLCVYVGTGVQFFGMLLVTLLFAILGLLSPSNRGGLMTAMLLLWVFMGLFAGYSSSRFYKMFKGSEWKNVTIKTALMFPGIVFAIFFVLNALIWGEKSSGAVPFTTMFALVLLWFGISVPLVFIGSYLGFKKPALEDPVRTNKIPRAIPEQPWYMNPVVSVLIGGILPFGAVFIELFFILTSIWLHQFYYIFGFLFLVFVILILTCAEITIVLCYFQLCGEDYQWWWRSYLTAGSSALYLFLYATFYFFTKLEITKTVSGVLYFGYMLIASYAFFVLTGTIGFYACFWFTRLIYSSVKID